The following DNA comes from Capsicum annuum cultivar UCD-10X-F1 chromosome 7, UCD10Xv1.1, whole genome shotgun sequence.
agattgactttacaacaacaacaacaacatacccagtgtattcccacctagaggggtttggggagggtagaatgtacgcagaccataccactacctcaagagaagtagagaggctgtttccgatagaccctcggcttaggaccaataacagtataacaaatacaaaaagtaagcggatacaaactagtatggtacacaagacaaactaacagtataacaaacacaaaagataagtgcataataaactagtacgggatgcataaaagccaacaccactaacccccaaaactacagccccaacactacgaaccagaaactccagacccaaaggagcactcccctattactaccgccgcgctcccaccccctaaccctctaccctaatccgcgtcctccacaccttcctatcaagggtcatgtcctctgtaagctgtaattgctccatatcatgcctaatcacctccctccaatatttcttcggtctacctctagccTGCcgaaaaccatccatagccagagtctcacacctccgcactggagcatcagggccCCTCCTCGTCAAATGCCCGAACCAACATAGCCTCACTTCTCTCAACTTATCCTTcaccgaggcaactcccaccttctcccgaataatctcattcctcgctctatctttcctggtatgtccacacatccatcgcaacattcgcatctccgccaccttcaccttttggatgtgggagttcttaactggccaacactccgctctatacaGCATAGCCTTTCGGACTATCACtctataaaacttacctttaagcttcgggggcacattcttatcacaaaggactcccgaagcgagcctccacttcaaccaccctgccccaatacgatgtgtgacatcctcgtcaatctcaccattatcctgaattatagaccccagatatttgaaactctccctcttctggatggcctgagagtctagcttcacaaccacttCATCTTCTTGCGACATATTACTGAACTTACACGCTAAGTACAAATTAAAGCTTGTACCAAATGATAACAGAGCAAACTACAAAGATGGAAACAACACGAAAACCAAGGAAAACactaaaacaaagaaaacaagATAGAAAACGAAAATAAAAGGATAGAATGACACAAGAGAAGGAACGTAGGCAAACCACAATATTCCAAATTGAGGCCCTCAAAAGTAATCCAACTACAAGCACCAATTCTCTTACGAAGACCCCGAGTGAAACTAATTCACTCGCAACCTACGTTTCTCAACAAATCGATAAGCTCCCAACAAGCTTAAATTAACACTCGCAAATGTATCACACATTATCATTCGTCAACTacctaaaaat
Coding sequences within:
- the LOC124885734 gene encoding uncharacterized protein LOC124885734 → MCDTFASVNLSLLGAYRFVEKRRLRFALLSFGTSFNLYLACKFSNMSQEDEVVVKLDSQAIQKRESFKYLGSIIQDNGEIDEDVTHRIGAGWLKWRLASGVLCDKNVPPKLKGKFYRVIVRKAMLYRAECWPVKNSHIQKVKVAEMRMLRWMCGHTRKDRARNEIIREKVGVASVKDKLREVRLCWFGHLTRRGPDAPVRRCETLAMDGFRQARGRPKKYWREVIRHDMEQ